The Crocosphaera subtropica ATCC 51142 genome includes a window with the following:
- a CDS encoding pentapeptide repeat-containing protein, translating into MKEIERYYRVLGLEVGASLDEINQAYRDLAFIWHPDRLPKDNERLLAKAVAKLQEINHAREQLKTHQLVSHPSKTVSVKRESHSPYPYSHYPQSQAQRPYYRDWSGADLKGANLKEKDLSGRKLIQADLSYADLSDSFLHKINLEGANLFRANLFRANLLRANLRCANLQQVNLVGADLSGADLSGADLSGAKVGSGNRIMVKLTGTILRGAILPDGSVHH; encoded by the coding sequence ATGAAAGAGATAGAACGATACTATAGAGTGTTGGGATTAGAAGTTGGAGCTTCCCTCGACGAAATCAATCAAGCCTATCGAGACTTGGCTTTTATTTGGCATCCCGATCGCTTACCGAAAGACAATGAAAGATTGTTAGCCAAAGCGGTGGCAAAATTACAAGAAATTAATCATGCCCGTGAACAACTAAAAACCCATCAATTAGTGTCTCATCCCTCAAAAACTGTCTCTGTAAAGCGAGAAAGCCACTCTCCTTATCCCTACAGTCATTATCCTCAATCTCAAGCCCAACGCCCTTATTATCGTGATTGGAGTGGGGCTGATTTAAAAGGGGCTAACTTAAAAGAAAAGGATCTCTCTGGACGTAAGTTAATTCAAGCGGATTTAAGTTACGCTGATCTTAGTGATAGTTTTTTACATAAAATTAATTTAGAAGGGGCAAATCTATTTCGGGCGAATCTGTTTCGAGCGAATTTGTTACGGGCTAATTTGAGATGTGCTAATCTACAACAGGTTAATTTAGTCGGGGCTGATCTCAGTGGGGCTGATCTCAGTGGGGCTGATCTCAGTGGGGCCAAAGTGGGATCAGGTAATCGAATTATGGTGAAATTAACCGGAACTATTCTTAGAGGGGCTATTTTACCAGATGGTAGTGTACATCATTGA
- a CDS encoding 2-isopropylmalate synthase, which yields MSNQPDHIIIFDTTLRDGEQSPGASLTVEEKLTIARALARLGVDIIEAGFPYASPGDFEAVQKIAKTVGNESGPRICGLARATKNDIKAAGEALKPAFKSRIHTFIATSDIHLKHKLKKTRQEVLAIVPEMVAYAKTFTDDVEFSPEDAGRSDPEFMYQVLETAIAAGATTVNIPDTVGYTTPSEFGALIKGIKDNVPNIDQAIISVHGHDDLGLAVANFLEALKNGARQLECTINGIGERAGNAALEELVMALHVRRQYFNPFLGRPVDSMEPLTNINTKEIYKTSRLVSNLTGMIVQPNKAIVGANAFAHESGIHQDGVLKNKLTYEIMDAESIGLTNNQIVLGKLSGRNAFRTRLDELGFELSERDLNNAFLRFKEVADKKKEITDWDLEAIVNDEIQQAPELFRLELVQVSCGDHSAPTATVTLRTPEGKELTDAAIGTGPVDAVYKAINRVVNVPNELIEFSVKSVTAGIDAMGEVTIRLRHEGRIYSGYAANTDIITASARAYISALNRLYGAIQEQTKVHPSEPVLTSKN from the coding sequence ATGAGCAATCAACCCGATCACATTATCATCTTTGATACTACCCTTAGAGACGGAGAACAGTCCCCAGGTGCTAGTTTAACGGTTGAAGAAAAACTGACTATTGCTCGCGCATTAGCACGACTTGGGGTTGATATCATTGAAGCCGGCTTTCCCTATGCCAGCCCAGGAGATTTTGAAGCAGTTCAAAAAATTGCCAAAACCGTTGGTAACGAAAGTGGTCCAAGAATTTGCGGTTTAGCTAGAGCCACAAAAAACGACATTAAAGCAGCAGGAGAAGCCTTAAAACCAGCTTTTAAATCTCGTATTCATACCTTTATTGCCACCTCTGACATCCATCTCAAACATAAGCTGAAAAAGACACGGCAAGAAGTTTTAGCTATTGTTCCAGAAATGGTAGCTTATGCGAAAACCTTTACTGATGATGTAGAATTTTCCCCAGAAGATGCCGGCCGTAGTGATCCTGAATTTATGTATCAGGTCTTAGAAACAGCGATCGCAGCAGGTGCAACCACGGTAAACATTCCCGACACCGTAGGTTATACCACCCCTAGCGAGTTCGGTGCCTTGATTAAAGGCATTAAAGATAATGTACCTAACATTGACCAAGCTATCATTTCCGTTCATGGACACGACGACTTAGGGTTAGCAGTGGCTAACTTCCTCGAAGCGCTGAAAAATGGAGCCAGACAGCTAGAATGCACCATTAATGGCATTGGAGAACGGGCAGGGAATGCCGCCCTAGAAGAGTTGGTAATGGCTCTTCATGTGCGCCGTCAATATTTTAACCCCTTCTTGGGTCGTCCCGTTGATTCAATGGAACCCTTAACTAATATTAATACCAAAGAAATCTATAAAACCTCCCGTCTGGTGTCTAACCTAACTGGGATGATTGTACAACCCAATAAAGCCATTGTCGGAGCAAATGCTTTTGCTCACGAGTCCGGTATCCATCAAGACGGCGTTCTCAAAAATAAGTTAACCTACGAAATCATGGATGCAGAGTCCATCGGGTTAACTAATAATCAAATTGTACTGGGTAAACTCTCAGGACGGAATGCGTTTCGTACCCGTTTAGATGAATTAGGTTTTGAATTGTCAGAAAGAGACTTGAATAACGCTTTTTTGCGGTTTAAAGAAGTAGCTGATAAGAAAAAAGAGATCACCGACTGGGACTTAGAAGCCATTGTTAACGATGAAATTCAACAAGCCCCCGAATTATTTCGTTTAGAGTTAGTACAAGTATCCTGTGGTGATCATTCTGCTCCTACAGCTACTGTTACCCTGAGAACCCCTGAAGGAAAAGAATTAACCGATGCTGCCATTGGGACTGGTCCTGTAGATGCAGTTTATAAAGCCATTAACCGAGTTGTCAATGTTCCCAATGAGTTGATTGAGTTCTCCGTTAAGTCGGTTACTGCTGGTATTGATGCAATGGGAGAAGTTACTATTCGGTTACGTCATGAAGGACGTATTTACTCAGGCTATGCAGCTAATACAGATATTATAACTGCTTCGGCTCGTGCTTATATTAGCGCATTAAATCGGCTTTATGGGGCGATTCAAGAACAAACCAAAGTACACCCTTCTGAACCTGTTTTAACCTCTAAAAACTAA